One genomic region from Anolis sagrei isolate rAnoSag1 chromosome 7, rAnoSag1.mat, whole genome shotgun sequence encodes:
- the BCL9L gene encoding B-cell CLL/lymphoma 9-like protein isoform X1 produces MGAPLPLLHQEAGRAWLEGTEGAFPSEGRVRCSHRRRGSGAPLESQPEAPASQMHPDNKLTSHGKTTGNGPGAPSSQPHHVSHSPTCNLGAKGGGGGGGGGHGGGAAGGNGGSKVGNPGRLKSGPAPSPAFGGAKGKAKRERSVSVDSGERREAGPAATTLDKEPTGEVAPRSKRRCVLERKQPYSGDEWCSGPDSEEDEKPLGGGTHNCNVAESAMSAGSQLGPGSNALPALSESNATGPTHSSGPGLRPDAGNGGGKPPLQFVYVFTTHLANTAAEAVLQGRADSILGYHQQHVPRAKLDQQVPLPKVQPTPEPLPITPSPAGTPHAPPAMPPSSQAQGPLPPPPPGTPSQPTSAPALQALGQGPLPQEGPPEDGCRELTPNSVGHGSNGSAAPGGTHPNTPTAPGPLPSGGPDSLLGEGPNPGAPSTGNGPRSALNTEGLSKEQLEHRERSLQTLRDIERLLLRSTETEPFLKGGPGGGDGGPLPPQGGPPPQPPQAPPPPPPGPGLKKYEEPLQSMISQTQSLGGPGLEPEGPPVPSGVDMGQQMNMMMQRLGQDSLTPEQVAWRKLQEEYYEEKRRKEEQVGMHGGRPLPDMMLPQPMGGMMLRGPPPPYHSKPGEQWLLRGVPMEMQEQMQLRAPFGGPRFAGNQMQRGFGGMQNLPLESLGPMGPMQRPVRPGMTWSEEMPPMAGPGNFGPGNLPYPPQGEAERFLTPRAREEMLRHQLLEKRQGGMQRPLGMEMERMMQTHRQVDPAMFAGEGLGMEFGGSRAMLSPPLRDMEPGLGPPGNLNMNMNVNMNMNMNLNVQMTPQQQQMLMSQKMRGPEMMPGEEMGRVRAPNGTQAMMGVPQKMMMGSPFPGQGGPPQPQPPTQGFPTVQGPYPAVPQEMGGAPDMFGPEPGGMGSTTRLTHIPLPTTSGAPSGNMHPAPVRGLGRRPSDLSLNMGQMHSPGMGRLKSPTLSQVHSPLGASPSASLKSPQTPSALVALPATGTTNAPMKSPQVLSSVLSVHSPTGSPSHLKSPSMAVPSPGWAPSPKNALSSPGIGQSKQTLGMSNSVPLGSMEQGAMAPGPRSSSSAPPSNTTGPLNPNLPFPSSPDPPPSQNPLSLMMSQMSKYAMPSSTPLYHNAIKTIATSDDEMLPDRPMLPPGTMAGLGSSQPPNQMHLNSVGPPPSQSPMGMNLPGQQPLSHEPPPPTMSSPSPLGANLPMHGNVPPQNPMMLPSGPQECGPPGQMVFPSRLQQPPSNGGAGMPMGPGGGGGNGSGPELPQHYPPGLGLPPEELPPPQPGQIPPPPPQPQQRMPGRLPEPYPPSVLPGVASVLNDPDLSDVIRPTPTGIPEFDLSRIIPSEKPSSTLQYFPKGEGPGGVPKPPPPPSNLHLMNLQNMMAEQVPARPGPQGMQRGMGLCHPGQVPMLGRTGLPPQQQQAAMLGGGGMHQAMMLPQQNLLAQQNFLLMQAKQRSMSVSGEMYPQPGGHMMSPQGSLMGPPPQQNLMLSHPMRQRSVSLDGQMGYGPGTGGMANLPF; encoded by the exons ATGggtgcccccctccctctcttgcacCAGGAGGCAGGAAGAGCCTGGCTGGAGGGCACGGAAG GAGCCTTTCCCTCGGAGGGACGCGTCCGCTGCAGCCACCGCCGCAGAGGCTCAGGGGCTCCTCTAGAGTCGCAGCCCGAAGCCCCAGCCAGTCAAATGCACCCAGACAATAAACTGACCAGCCATGGAAAGACCACAGGTAACGGCCCAGGCGCCCCCTCCTCCCAGCCCCACCACGTGAGCCACAGCCCCACCTGCAACCTGGGCGCCAAGGGCGGTggaggcggcggaggaggcgGCCACGGCGGGGGGGCCGCTGGAGGCAATGGCGGCAGCAAGGTCGGCAACCCCGGCAGACTGAAAAGCGGCCCGGCCCCCAGCCCCGCCTTTGGGGGCGCGAAGGGCAAAGCCAAGCGGGAGAGGAGTGTCTCGGTGGACTCGGGAGAGCGGCGGGAAGCCGGCCCGGCGGCCACCACACTGGACAAGGAGCCAACAG gaGAAGTGGCCCCTCGGAGCAAGCGCCGCTGCGTCCTGGAGCGGAAGCAGCCCTACAGCGGGGACGAATGGTGCTCCGGACCGGACAGCGAGGAGGACGAGAAGCCGCTGGGCGGCGGCACCCACA ACTGTAACGTAGCAGAGTCGGCAATGAGCGCTGGCTCCCAGCTGGGCCCCGGATCCAACGCGCTGCCAGCCCTGAGCGAGAGCAACGCTACTGGCCCAACGCACAGCAGCGGCCCGGGTCTGCGGCCGGACGCCGGCAATGGTGGAGGGAAGCCACCACTGCAGTTTGTCTATGTCTTCACCACGCACCTGGCCAACAC GGCCGCAGAGGCTGTCCTTCAGGGCCGTGCGGATTCCATCCTGGGCTACCACCAGCAGCATGTGCCTCGGGCAAAGCTGGACCAG CAGGTCCCCCTCCCGAAGGTCCAGCCTACCCCGGAGCCGCTGCCCATCACTCCGTCGCCTGCCGGGACTCCCCACGCACCGCCCGCCATGCCGCCCAGCAGCCAGGCCCAAGGCCcactgccgcctcctcctccagGGACGCCTTCCCAGCCCACGTCAGCCCCCGCCCTGCAGGCCTTGGGACAAGGGCCCCTCCCCCAGGAGGGTCCTCCTGAGGATGGCTGCCGGGAGCTGACGCCCAACTCCGTGGGGCACGGCAGCAACGGCAGCGCTGCGCCTGGGGGCACCCACCCCAACACGCCCACCGCCCCTGGCCCCTTGCCCTCCGGGGGGCCAGATAGCCTGCTGGGTGAGGGGCCCAaccctggggccccttctactGGGAACGGTCCCCGCAGTGCCCTCAACACAGAAGGACTCTCCAAGGAGCAGCTGGAGCACCGGGAGCGCTCCCTACAGACCCTGCGGGACATTGAGCGCTTGCTCTTGCGCAGCACCGAGACCGAGCCCTTCCTCAAGGGGGggcctgggggtggtgatgggggGCCTCTTCCTCCACAGGGGGGGCCTCCGCCACAGCCCCCTCAGGCACCCCCTCCGCCACCCCCGGGGCCTGGCCTGAAGAAGTACGAAGAGCCGCTGCAGTCCATGATTTCGCAGACCCAGAGCCTGGGGGGCCCTGGGTTGGAACCGGAGGGGCCGCCGGTGCCCTCTGGAGTGGACATGGGGCAGCAGATGAACATGATGATGCAGCGACTAGGTCAGGACAGCCTGACGCCGGAGCAGGTGGCCTGGCGCAAGCTGCAGGAGGAGTACTACGAGGAGAAGCGGCGCAAGGAGGAGCAGGTGGGCATGCACGGCGGGCGGCCCCTCCCGGACATGATGCTGCCCCAGCCCATGGGGGGCATGATGCTGCGTGGGCCCCCACCCCCCTACCACAGCAAGCCTGGAGAGCAGTGGCTCCTGCGCGGCGTGCCCATGGAGATGCAGGAGCAGATGCAGCTCCGAGCACCCTTCGGTGGGCCCCGTTTTGcaggcaaccagatgcagagggGCTTTGGTGGCATGCAGAACCTGCCTCTGGAATCGCTGGGCCCCATGGGCCCCATGCAGCGGCCAGTAAGGCCTGGCATGACCTGGAGCGAAGAGATGCCCCCCATGGCGGGGCCAGGCAACTTTGGCCCGGGGAACCTGCCATACCCACCACAGGGCGAAGCCGAACGCTTCTTGACGCCGCGTGCAAGAGAGGAGATGCTGCGTCACCAGCTGCTGGAGAAGCGCCAGGGCGGGATGCAGCGCCCGCTGGGGATGGAGATGGAGCGCATGATGCAGACGCACCGGCAGGTGGATCCAGCCATGTTTGCCGGGGAAGGTCTGGGCATGGAGTTTGGGGGGTCGCGGGCCATGCTGAGCCCTCCCCTGCGGGACATGGAGCCGGGCCTGGGCCCCCCGGGAAACCTCAACATGAACATGAACGTCAACATGAATATGAACATGAATTTGAATGTGCAGATGACCCCGCAGCAGCAGCAGATGCTCATGTCCCAGAAGATGCGCGGCCCGGAGATGATGCCCGGGGAGGAGATGGGTCGGGTGCGCGCCCCGAATGGCACTCAGGCCATGATGGGCGTCCCTCAGAAAATGATGATGGGCTCCCCATTCCCTGGCCAGGGGGGCCCACCCCAGCCCCAGCCGCCAACTCAAGGCTTCCCCACCGTGCAAGGTCCCTACCCTGCTGTTCCGCAGGAGATGGGGGGCGCGCCGGACATGTTTGGCCCGGAGCCGGGTGGCATGGGGAGCACCACGCGGCTCACCCACATCCCACTGCCCACCACCTCCGGCGCCCCCTCCGGTAACATGCACCCGGCACCTGTGCGTGGCCTGGGCCGGCGGCCCTCCGACCTGTCCCTCAACATGGGGCAGATGCACTCCCCCGGCATGGGCCGCCTGAAGTCCCCCACCCTCAGCCAGGTCCACTCCCCACTGGGCGCATCCCCCTCGGCCAGCCTCAAGTCCCCGCAGACGCCCTCCGCCTTGGTTGCGCTGCCAGCCACCGGCACCACCAACGCCCCGATGAAGTCGCCCCAGGTGCTCAGCTCCGTGCTCAGCGTGCACTCGCCCACCGGCTCTCCCAGCCACCTCAAGTCCCCGTCCATGGCGGTCCCGTCTCCAGGGTGGGCACCTTCCCCCAAGAACGCCCTCTCCAGCCCCGGCATCGGGCAGAGCAAGCAGACCCTCGGGATGAGCAACTCTGTGCCCCTGGGCAGCATGGAGCAAG GTGCCATGGCTCCTGGTCCTCGGAGCAGCTCCTCTGCCCCTCCAAGCAACACCACCGGGCCCCTGAACCCCAAcctgccttttccttcctccccagaTCCACCCCCATCCCAGAACCCCTTGTCCCTCATGATGTCCCAGATGTCCAAGTATGCCATGCCCAGCTCCACCCCGCTCTACCACAACGCCATCAAGACCATCGCCACGTCCGATGACGAAATGCTTCCCGACCGGCCCATGCTTCCGCCCGGCACCATGGCAG GTTTGGGAAGCAGCCAGCCGCCCAACCAGATGCACCTCAACTCTGTGGGGCCGCCCCCTTCCCAAAGCCCCATGGGCATGAACCTGCCAGGGCAGCAGCCGCTCTCCCACGAGCCCCCACCCCCCACGATGTCCTCGCCGAGTCCCTTGGGTGCCAACCTCCCCATGCACGGCAATGTGCCCCCACAGAACCCAATGATGCTACCCTCGGGGCCTCAGGAGTGTGGCCCTCCCGGCCAGATGGTCTTCCCCTCGCGCCTCCAGCAACCCCCCAGCAATGGTGGTGCCGGCATGCCCATGGGTCCCGGAGGAGGCGGAGGAAATGGCAGCGGTCCAGAGTTGCCGCAGCACTACCCGCCTGGCCTGGGGCTGCCCCCTGAGGAGCTCCCCCCTCCACAGCCAGGACAGATCCCCCCTCCGCCGCCACAGCCACAGCAGCGCATGCCCGGGAGGCTGCCGGAGCCCTACCCGCCCTCGGTGCTCCCCGGAGTGGCCTCAGTGCTGAACGATCCGGACTTGAGTGACGTGATCCGCCCGACGCCCACTGGCATCCCCGAGTTTGACCTCTCGCGCATCATCCCTTCGGAGAAGCCCAGCAGCACGCTGCAGTACTTCCCCAAAGGAGAGGGACCCGGGGGTGTGCCCAAGCCCCCACCACCCCCTTCCAACCTGCACCTCATGAACCTGCAGAACATGATGGCGGAGCAGGTCCCGGCCCGGCCTGGCCCCCAGGGCATGCAGCGCGGCATGGGCCTGTGCCACCCGGGACAGGTGCCCATGCTGGGCAGGACAGGCCTCCCACCGCAGCAGCAACAGGCGGCCATGCTGGGCGGGGGCGGCATGCACCAGGCTATGATGCTGCCCCAGCAGAACCTCCTGGCCCAGCAGAACTTCCTGCTCATGCAGGCCAAGCAGCGGAGCATGTCCGTCTCGGGGGAGATGTACCCGCAGCCGGGCGGGCACATGATGTCCCCGCAGGGCTCGCTCATGGGTCCCCCGCCCCAGCAGAACCTCATGCTCTCCCACCCCATGCGCCAGCGCAGCGTCTCCCTCGACGGCCAGATGGGCTACGGACCGGGCACTGGCGGCATGGCCAACTTGCCTTTCTGA
- the BCL9L gene encoding B-cell CLL/lymphoma 9-like protein isoform X3: MGAPLPLLHQEAGRAWLEGTEGAFPSEGRVRCSHRRRGSGAPLESQPEAPASQMHPDNKLTSHGKTTGNGPGAPSSQPHHVSHSPTCNLGAKGGGGGGGGGHGGGAAGGNGGSKVGNPGRLKSGPAPSPAFGGAKGKAKRERSVSVDSGERREAGPAATTLDKEPTGEVAPRSKRRCVLERKQPYSGDEWCSGPDSEEDEKPLGGGTHNCNVAESAMSAGSQLGPGSNALPALSESNATGPTHSSGPGLRPDAGNGGGKPPLQFVYVFTTHLANTAAEAVLQGRADSILGYHQQHVPRAKLDQQVPLPKVQPTPEPLPITPSPAGTPHAPPAMPPSSQAQGPLPPPPPGTPSQPTSAPALQALGQGPLPQEGPPEDGCRELTPNSVGHGSNGSAAPGGTHPNTPTAPGPLPSGGPDSLLGEGPNPGAPSTGNGPRSALNTEGLSKEQLEHRERSLQTLRDIERLLLRSTETEPFLKGGPGGGDGGPLPPQGGPPPQPPQAPPPPPPGPGLKKYEEPLQSMISQTQSLGGPGLEPEGPPVPSGVDMGQQMNMMMQRLGQDSLTPEQVAWRKLQEEYYEEKRRKEEQVGMHGGRPLPDMMLPQPMGGMMLRGPPPPYHSKPGEQWLLRGVPMEMQEQMQLRAPFGGPRFAGNQMQRGFGGMQNLPLESLGPMGPMQRPVRPGMTWSEEMPPMAGPGNFGPGNLPYPPQGEAERFLTPRAREEMLRHQLLEKRQGGMQRPLGMEMERMMQTHRQVDPAMFAGEGLGMEFGGSRAMLSPPLRDMEPGLGPPGNLNMNMNVNMNMNMNLNVQMTPQQQQMLMSQKMRGPEMMPGEEMGRVRAPNGTQAMMGVPQKMMMGSPFPGQGGPPQPQPPTQGFPTVQGPYPAVPQEMGGAPDMFGPEPGGMGSTTRLTHIPLPTTSGAPSGNMHPAPVRGLGRRPSDLSLNMGQMHSPGMGRLKSPTLSQVHSPLGASPSASLKSPQTPSALVALPATGTTNAPMKSPQVLSSVLSVHSPTGSPSHLKSPSMAVPSPGWAPSPKNALSSPGIGQSKQTLGMSNSVPLGSMEQDPPPSQNPLSLMMSQMSKYAMPSSTPLYHNAIKTIATSDDEMLPDRPMLPPGTMAGLGSSQPPNQMHLNSVGPPPSQSPMGMNLPGQQPLSHEPPPPTMSSPSPLGANLPMHGNVPPQNPMMLPSGPQECGPPGQMVFPSRLQQPPSNGGAGMPMGPGGGGGNGSGPELPQHYPPGLGLPPEELPPPQPGQIPPPPPQPQQRMPGRLPEPYPPSVLPGVASVLNDPDLSDVIRPTPTGIPEFDLSRIIPSEKPSSTLQYFPKGEGPGGVPKPPPPPSNLHLMNLQNMMAEQVPARPGPQGMQRGMGLCHPGQVPMLGRTGLPPQQQQAAMLGGGGMHQAMMLPQQNLLAQQNFLLMQAKQRSMSVSGEMYPQPGGHMMSPQGSLMGPPPQQNLMLSHPMRQRSVSLDGQMGYGPGTGGMANLPF, translated from the exons ATGggtgcccccctccctctcttgcacCAGGAGGCAGGAAGAGCCTGGCTGGAGGGCACGGAAG GAGCCTTTCCCTCGGAGGGACGCGTCCGCTGCAGCCACCGCCGCAGAGGCTCAGGGGCTCCTCTAGAGTCGCAGCCCGAAGCCCCAGCCAGTCAAATGCACCCAGACAATAAACTGACCAGCCATGGAAAGACCACAGGTAACGGCCCAGGCGCCCCCTCCTCCCAGCCCCACCACGTGAGCCACAGCCCCACCTGCAACCTGGGCGCCAAGGGCGGTggaggcggcggaggaggcgGCCACGGCGGGGGGGCCGCTGGAGGCAATGGCGGCAGCAAGGTCGGCAACCCCGGCAGACTGAAAAGCGGCCCGGCCCCCAGCCCCGCCTTTGGGGGCGCGAAGGGCAAAGCCAAGCGGGAGAGGAGTGTCTCGGTGGACTCGGGAGAGCGGCGGGAAGCCGGCCCGGCGGCCACCACACTGGACAAGGAGCCAACAG gaGAAGTGGCCCCTCGGAGCAAGCGCCGCTGCGTCCTGGAGCGGAAGCAGCCCTACAGCGGGGACGAATGGTGCTCCGGACCGGACAGCGAGGAGGACGAGAAGCCGCTGGGCGGCGGCACCCACA ACTGTAACGTAGCAGAGTCGGCAATGAGCGCTGGCTCCCAGCTGGGCCCCGGATCCAACGCGCTGCCAGCCCTGAGCGAGAGCAACGCTACTGGCCCAACGCACAGCAGCGGCCCGGGTCTGCGGCCGGACGCCGGCAATGGTGGAGGGAAGCCACCACTGCAGTTTGTCTATGTCTTCACCACGCACCTGGCCAACAC GGCCGCAGAGGCTGTCCTTCAGGGCCGTGCGGATTCCATCCTGGGCTACCACCAGCAGCATGTGCCTCGGGCAAAGCTGGACCAG CAGGTCCCCCTCCCGAAGGTCCAGCCTACCCCGGAGCCGCTGCCCATCACTCCGTCGCCTGCCGGGACTCCCCACGCACCGCCCGCCATGCCGCCCAGCAGCCAGGCCCAAGGCCcactgccgcctcctcctccagGGACGCCTTCCCAGCCCACGTCAGCCCCCGCCCTGCAGGCCTTGGGACAAGGGCCCCTCCCCCAGGAGGGTCCTCCTGAGGATGGCTGCCGGGAGCTGACGCCCAACTCCGTGGGGCACGGCAGCAACGGCAGCGCTGCGCCTGGGGGCACCCACCCCAACACGCCCACCGCCCCTGGCCCCTTGCCCTCCGGGGGGCCAGATAGCCTGCTGGGTGAGGGGCCCAaccctggggccccttctactGGGAACGGTCCCCGCAGTGCCCTCAACACAGAAGGACTCTCCAAGGAGCAGCTGGAGCACCGGGAGCGCTCCCTACAGACCCTGCGGGACATTGAGCGCTTGCTCTTGCGCAGCACCGAGACCGAGCCCTTCCTCAAGGGGGggcctgggggtggtgatgggggGCCTCTTCCTCCACAGGGGGGGCCTCCGCCACAGCCCCCTCAGGCACCCCCTCCGCCACCCCCGGGGCCTGGCCTGAAGAAGTACGAAGAGCCGCTGCAGTCCATGATTTCGCAGACCCAGAGCCTGGGGGGCCCTGGGTTGGAACCGGAGGGGCCGCCGGTGCCCTCTGGAGTGGACATGGGGCAGCAGATGAACATGATGATGCAGCGACTAGGTCAGGACAGCCTGACGCCGGAGCAGGTGGCCTGGCGCAAGCTGCAGGAGGAGTACTACGAGGAGAAGCGGCGCAAGGAGGAGCAGGTGGGCATGCACGGCGGGCGGCCCCTCCCGGACATGATGCTGCCCCAGCCCATGGGGGGCATGATGCTGCGTGGGCCCCCACCCCCCTACCACAGCAAGCCTGGAGAGCAGTGGCTCCTGCGCGGCGTGCCCATGGAGATGCAGGAGCAGATGCAGCTCCGAGCACCCTTCGGTGGGCCCCGTTTTGcaggcaaccagatgcagagggGCTTTGGTGGCATGCAGAACCTGCCTCTGGAATCGCTGGGCCCCATGGGCCCCATGCAGCGGCCAGTAAGGCCTGGCATGACCTGGAGCGAAGAGATGCCCCCCATGGCGGGGCCAGGCAACTTTGGCCCGGGGAACCTGCCATACCCACCACAGGGCGAAGCCGAACGCTTCTTGACGCCGCGTGCAAGAGAGGAGATGCTGCGTCACCAGCTGCTGGAGAAGCGCCAGGGCGGGATGCAGCGCCCGCTGGGGATGGAGATGGAGCGCATGATGCAGACGCACCGGCAGGTGGATCCAGCCATGTTTGCCGGGGAAGGTCTGGGCATGGAGTTTGGGGGGTCGCGGGCCATGCTGAGCCCTCCCCTGCGGGACATGGAGCCGGGCCTGGGCCCCCCGGGAAACCTCAACATGAACATGAACGTCAACATGAATATGAACATGAATTTGAATGTGCAGATGACCCCGCAGCAGCAGCAGATGCTCATGTCCCAGAAGATGCGCGGCCCGGAGATGATGCCCGGGGAGGAGATGGGTCGGGTGCGCGCCCCGAATGGCACTCAGGCCATGATGGGCGTCCCTCAGAAAATGATGATGGGCTCCCCATTCCCTGGCCAGGGGGGCCCACCCCAGCCCCAGCCGCCAACTCAAGGCTTCCCCACCGTGCAAGGTCCCTACCCTGCTGTTCCGCAGGAGATGGGGGGCGCGCCGGACATGTTTGGCCCGGAGCCGGGTGGCATGGGGAGCACCACGCGGCTCACCCACATCCCACTGCCCACCACCTCCGGCGCCCCCTCCGGTAACATGCACCCGGCACCTGTGCGTGGCCTGGGCCGGCGGCCCTCCGACCTGTCCCTCAACATGGGGCAGATGCACTCCCCCGGCATGGGCCGCCTGAAGTCCCCCACCCTCAGCCAGGTCCACTCCCCACTGGGCGCATCCCCCTCGGCCAGCCTCAAGTCCCCGCAGACGCCCTCCGCCTTGGTTGCGCTGCCAGCCACCGGCACCACCAACGCCCCGATGAAGTCGCCCCAGGTGCTCAGCTCCGTGCTCAGCGTGCACTCGCCCACCGGCTCTCCCAGCCACCTCAAGTCCCCGTCCATGGCGGTCCCGTCTCCAGGGTGGGCACCTTCCCCCAAGAACGCCCTCTCCAGCCCCGGCATCGGGCAGAGCAAGCAGACCCTCGGGATGAGCAACTCTGTGCCCCTGGGCAGCATGGAGCAAG aTCCACCCCCATCCCAGAACCCCTTGTCCCTCATGATGTCCCAGATGTCCAAGTATGCCATGCCCAGCTCCACCCCGCTCTACCACAACGCCATCAAGACCATCGCCACGTCCGATGACGAAATGCTTCCCGACCGGCCCATGCTTCCGCCCGGCACCATGGCAG GTTTGGGAAGCAGCCAGCCGCCCAACCAGATGCACCTCAACTCTGTGGGGCCGCCCCCTTCCCAAAGCCCCATGGGCATGAACCTGCCAGGGCAGCAGCCGCTCTCCCACGAGCCCCCACCCCCCACGATGTCCTCGCCGAGTCCCTTGGGTGCCAACCTCCCCATGCACGGCAATGTGCCCCCACAGAACCCAATGATGCTACCCTCGGGGCCTCAGGAGTGTGGCCCTCCCGGCCAGATGGTCTTCCCCTCGCGCCTCCAGCAACCCCCCAGCAATGGTGGTGCCGGCATGCCCATGGGTCCCGGAGGAGGCGGAGGAAATGGCAGCGGTCCAGAGTTGCCGCAGCACTACCCGCCTGGCCTGGGGCTGCCCCCTGAGGAGCTCCCCCCTCCACAGCCAGGACAGATCCCCCCTCCGCCGCCACAGCCACAGCAGCGCATGCCCGGGAGGCTGCCGGAGCCCTACCCGCCCTCGGTGCTCCCCGGAGTGGCCTCAGTGCTGAACGATCCGGACTTGAGTGACGTGATCCGCCCGACGCCCACTGGCATCCCCGAGTTTGACCTCTCGCGCATCATCCCTTCGGAGAAGCCCAGCAGCACGCTGCAGTACTTCCCCAAAGGAGAGGGACCCGGGGGTGTGCCCAAGCCCCCACCACCCCCTTCCAACCTGCACCTCATGAACCTGCAGAACATGATGGCGGAGCAGGTCCCGGCCCGGCCTGGCCCCCAGGGCATGCAGCGCGGCATGGGCCTGTGCCACCCGGGACAGGTGCCCATGCTGGGCAGGACAGGCCTCCCACCGCAGCAGCAACAGGCGGCCATGCTGGGCGGGGGCGGCATGCACCAGGCTATGATGCTGCCCCAGCAGAACCTCCTGGCCCAGCAGAACTTCCTGCTCATGCAGGCCAAGCAGCGGAGCATGTCCGTCTCGGGGGAGATGTACCCGCAGCCGGGCGGGCACATGATGTCCCCGCAGGGCTCGCTCATGGGTCCCCCGCCCCAGCAGAACCTCATGCTCTCCCACCCCATGCGCCAGCGCAGCGTCTCCCTCGACGGCCAGATGGGCTACGGACCGGGCACTGGCGGCATGGCCAACTTGCCTTTCTGA